One Lysinibacillus fusiformis genomic window carries:
- the qoxC gene encoding cytochrome aa3 quinol oxidase subunit III, with amino-acid sequence MKIDSSLPLEYSTEENRLKIFGFWIFLGAEIVLFATLFTVYFTLHNRTGSGPTGAEIFELTPVLLETFLLLASSFTIGLGVHAMRLGNKKAMMTFFIITLVLGLGFLGIEIDEFVTYVHEGATITTSAFLSSLMTLLGTHGAHVTFGFFWGVAILIQVAKRGLNPQTANKAFIFSLYWHFLDVVWIFIFSFVYLKGLIS; translated from the coding sequence ATGAAAATCGATTCTTCACTTCCATTAGAATATAGTACAGAGGAAAACCGTCTAAAAATCTTTGGTTTCTGGATTTTCCTAGGCGCCGAAATCGTGTTATTCGCCACACTCTTTACCGTCTATTTCACACTTCACAACCGCACAGGTAGTGGCCCAACTGGCGCTGAAATTTTCGAGTTAACACCAGTATTATTGGAAACATTTTTACTTTTAGCAAGTAGTTTTACAATTGGTCTTGGCGTACATGCTATGCGTCTTGGCAATAAAAAAGCAATGATGACATTCTTCATCATTACACTTGTGCTTGGTCTTGGTTTCTTAGGTATTGAGATTGATGAATTTGTCACTTATGTACATGAAGGTGCGACAATTACTACAAGCGCATTTTTATCATCATTAATGACTTTACTTGGTACACATGGTGCCCACGTAACATTTGGTTTCTTCTGGGGCGTTGCAATTTTAATCCAAGTAGCAAAACGTGGCTTAAACCCACAAACGGCTAACAAAGCGTTTATCTTCTCACTGTACTGGCATTTCCTAGACGTTGTTTGGATTTTCATCTTCAGCTTCGTCTACTTGAAAGGACTGATTAGCTGA
- the qoxD gene encoding cytochrome aa3 quinol oxidase subunit IV, protein MKELFPKQHVMGFGFSLLLTLVALSVVAFDMSYSMAFAILLVTALAQATVQLVLFMHIGESEDKKTLYTTILYSVFVGVVTILGTLFAMIWGY, encoded by the coding sequence ATGAAGGAATTATTCCCAAAACAACATGTGATGGGCTTCGGCTTCTCACTATTACTAACACTTGTAGCATTATCTGTTGTGGCATTTGATATGTCTTACTCAATGGCATTCGCTATCTTATTAGTGACTGCTCTTGCACAAGCAACAGTTCAATTAGTATTATTCATGCACATTGGTGAATCTGAAGACAAGAAAACGTTATATACAACGATTTTATATTCAGTATTCGTAGGTGTCGTGACAATCCTTGGTACATTATTTGCAATGATCTGGGGTTATTAA
- a CDS encoding universal stress protein — MTKNYTKIAVAIDFSEQSLKACERAVNITKEGGATLQLVNVVDTKSFGAITAYDLKYAEKLKEENLIKVEKMKSEVQAAGVANVEVVVETGSPKSVLTQLPGVDLIVCGATGLNQLEKMVLGSVAERIVRLAKCDVLIVR, encoded by the coding sequence ATGACGAAGAATTACACAAAAATCGCAGTAGCGATTGATTTTTCAGAACAATCACTAAAAGCATGTGAACGCGCTGTAAACATTACCAAGGAGGGTGGGGCTACTTTACAATTGGTCAATGTTGTTGACACGAAATCATTTGGGGCTATTACAGCATATGACTTAAAGTATGCTGAAAAACTGAAAGAGGAAAACCTCATCAAAGTCGAGAAAATGAAGAGTGAAGTTCAAGCAGCGGGTGTAGCAAATGTAGAAGTTGTTGTAGAAACAGGTTCTCCCAAAAGCGTTTTAACACAATTACCTGGTGTTGACTTAATTGTATGTGGTGCTACAGGGTTGAATCAATTAGAAAAAATGGTACTTGGTTCAGTAGCAGAGCGCATCGTCCGTCTAGCTAAATGTGATGTACTGATTGTTCGCTAA
- a CDS encoding PQQ-dependent sugar dehydrogenase → MMLTIFLLVGCTTNKQQYISNEPPKVERDTVEISNVELEVIADKLATPWSIEHNDNTFYLSERPGNIVKIAQGEIERQRVILKKNLATSSEAGLLGFVLAPDFPQSNLAYAYYTYVDSSKQFNRIITLRLEENRWHEDQLLLDHIKSGSYHHGGRLEIGSDGKLYATIGDALAPSKAQDRDTLEGKILRINLDGSVPSDNPFPNSYVYSYGHRNPQGMAWAMDGTLYASEHGNTANDEINRIEAGRNYGWPIIEGAEKQAGMRVPLFTSGSNTTWAPSGMSYNDGKLYVAALKGTAVLEFNVEKGEQRKIISGVGRIRDILVDGKYLYFISNNTDGRGIPQENDDKLYRIPLSF, encoded by the coding sequence ATGATGCTAACAATATTTTTACTAGTAGGGTGTACGACAAATAAGCAACAATATATTAGCAATGAACCGCCAAAAGTGGAGCGTGATACTGTAGAGATATCCAATGTTGAATTAGAAGTCATTGCGGATAAGTTAGCAACGCCATGGTCGATTGAACATAATGACAATACATTTTATTTATCAGAAAGACCAGGAAACATAGTGAAGATAGCACAAGGTGAAATAGAGAGACAGCGTGTGATACTCAAAAAAAATCTTGCTACATCTTCAGAAGCAGGTTTACTAGGATTTGTTCTTGCTCCTGACTTCCCACAATCAAATCTGGCATATGCTTATTATACGTATGTAGATAGCTCCAAACAATTTAACCGGATAATTACTTTAAGGCTTGAAGAGAATCGTTGGCACGAAGATCAACTGCTTCTCGATCATATTAAAAGTGGCTCCTACCATCATGGAGGGAGGCTTGAAATTGGTTCAGATGGTAAACTTTATGCAACTATTGGAGACGCACTAGCCCCTTCTAAAGCACAGGACCGAGATACACTGGAAGGTAAAATTTTGAGAATAAATTTAGATGGGTCTGTTCCGAGCGATAATCCATTTCCAAATTCTTATGTTTATAGTTACGGGCATCGTAATCCTCAAGGAATGGCATGGGCGATGGACGGCACTTTATACGCTAGTGAACATGGCAATACCGCAAATGATGAGATAAACAGAATAGAAGCGGGTCGGAATTATGGATGGCCAATTATCGAAGGTGCTGAGAAACAAGCGGGAATGAGGGTTCCGCTGTTTACATCAGGAAGTAACACTACATGGGCACCTTCAGGCATGAGCTATAATGACGGTAAATTGTATGTTGCCGCTTTAAAAGGGACTGCAGTATTGGAATTTAATGTTGAAAAGGGTGAACAAAGAAAAATAATTAGTGGAGTTGGCAGAATTCGAGATATACTAGTTGATGGAAAGTACCTTTATTTTATTAGCAATAATACAGATGGACGGGGTATTCCACAGGAAAATGATGATAAATTATATCGAATTCCATTGAGTTTTTGA